The Leptospira saintgironsiae genome contains the following window.
CGTAGAGGCTGGAAACGGTAAAATCGGCGATTTGACTGACAGTGTTGCCCTTTTTTGCTTCCAATTTGATCCATCCAAAAATAGGTATACATTATACGCATTCAATATCATGCGAATCGGCGGATTTCTTACCGTCGTTATCCTTGCGGCGTTCTTATTCCGCTTTTGGAAGAAACAAAACTCGTCTAGTACAGTATAAATAAAGGAAGGAGTGATTTCGATCCGATGAACTGGTTCTCTCTTATTACGGCGACAAGCTTCATGCCGGTTCCAGCGACTAAAGAATCGGGAGATGTAGATAACCTCTATATCTTTCTTCTTGTTTCGGGCCTTATCTCTTTTATCATTCTCATTGGTGGAATGGTAATATTCATTTTCAAGTATAGAAGAAAAACTGAAGATCAGAAAAGTGCGTATATCACGCACAATACTCTTGCTGAGTTCCTTTGGTCCTTCATACCTTTCGTGATCATGATGGTCATCTTCGCTTGGGGATGGAGTGTATTTCATGATCTTCGCAGAGTCGGAGAGAAAGGTGATGTTGAAGTTCACGTAACTGCTCGTCAGTGGGCTTGGACTTTCAAATACGCGAATGATATCGAGATCAATAGCCCAACTGACAAAAAGTTGTTGGACGATCCGGATTCTACTCTTCTCAAACCTGAGATTGTAGTAGTTCCAGTTGGCAAAACCATTCGTTTTATTCTTACTTCTGATGACGTTCTACATAGCTTCTATGTTCCTGCATTCAGGAACAAAATGGATGCGGTTCCTGGCAGAAGAACAACTTTCACTTTCACTCCGATTGAGAAAGGGGACTTCACAGTATTCTGTACTGAATATTGCGGAACTAAACACTCCAATATGATGGCTACGATTCGTGTGGTGGACGGAGAACAATTCGCTGCTTGGCAGGCAGAAAAAATCGCTGCTAACGCGGGCGCTAACAACAAAGGACCTGCAGAAAGAGGTGAAGCTCTTTTCAAAGGAAGTCTTGGATGTAGCGGATGTCACTCCATCGACGGATCCAGAATTGTTGGACCAAGTTTCAAAGGTCTTTATGGTAATAAGAGAGACTTCGCAGACGGATCTTCTGTGACTGCGGATGACGCTTATATCAAACAATCCATCCTTGTTCCAACAGCTAAAATTGTAGCTGGATTTCCTCCTGCGATGTCTTCTTTCCAAGGAAGGATCAAAGAGGACGAGATCAAGGACATCATCGAATTCATTAAGACGCTTAAATAGGATTACGGACAATGGCCCACGAGCAACATAATTACCTGAATCACCAAAAGGGGATTTGGTCCTGGCTTACGACCTTAGATCATAAGCGTATCGGGATCATGTACTTTGTCGCGATCATGAGCTTCTTCTTTTTAGGAGGAGTTTTCGCTCTATTAGTTCGCGCTGAATTATTCACACCTGGAAAAACCCTTTTTTCCGCAGACGTTTATAACAGAATGATGACCTACCATGGAGCCATTATGGTGTTCATGGTAATCGTTCCTGGTATTCCTGCAATTTTCGGAAACTTCGTACTTCCGATCATGATAGGAGCAAAAGACGTAGCTTTCCCAAGATTGAACTTAATGAGCTGGTACATGCTGATGATCGGAGCTGCGATCACTGGCTCCACACTATTCTTGGAAAACGTAGATACTGGTTGGACCTTCTACACTCCATACTCTTCCATTAAGACTGGATTAGGAGTGATTCCGATGGTTCTTGGAGTATTCATTATTGGATTCTCTTCGATCCTGACTGGTTTGAACTTCATCGTTACTACTCATAAACTGAGAGCGCCTGGAATGACCATGAACAGAATTCCTCTCATGGTTTGGGCACTTTACTCAACTGCGATCCTGCAAGTATTGGCAACTCCAGTTCTTGCGATCACTCTGCTTCTACTTATTGCAGAGAAAACTCTCGGAGTGGGGATTTTCGATCCTCAATTGGGAGGAGATCCGGTTCTATTCCAGCACTTCTTCTGGTTCTATTCTCACCCTGCAGTTTATATCATGATTCTTCCTGCGATGGGAGTGATCTCCGAGTTGGTTGCTACTTACTCTCGTAAAGTAATCTTCGGATATACTGCAATCGCTTACTCTTCCTTAGCGATCGCTGGGGTTTCCTTCTTAGTATGGGGACACCACATGTTCGTTTCTGGACAATCTGAGTTTGCGGGAGTTCTGTTCTCCTTCATTACAATGCTTGTAGGGGTTCCTACAGCGATCAAATTGTTCAACTGGATCGCAACCATGTATAAAGGAAGTATCCGTCTGGATGCTCCGATGTTATTTGCGATCGGGTTCATGTTCTTATTCACCATCGGTGGTTTGACTGGAGTGTATCTGGCTTCTACTGGTATGGATATTCACTTCCACGATACTTACTTCGTGGTGGCTCACTTCCATTACGTGATGGTTGGTGGAACTTTGATGGCTCTTATGGGAGCATTGATCTACTGGTTCCCTAAAGTTACCGGTAAAATCTATAGCGATTTAGTCGGAAGAATTTCCTGGGTGTTTATCTTTACTGGATTTAACGTTACCTTCTTTCCTCAATTCATCTTGGGAAATATGGGAATGCCTCGTAGATACTACGACTATCTTCCTACATTCACCGAATTAAACCAAATGTCCACTTTTGGATCTTGGTTGATCGGAACAGGATTCTTGGTTGGACTTTACGGAGTGATTTACGCACTTCTTAAAGGAAAAGAAGCAGGAAACAATCCATTCGGAGGAAAAACTCTGGAATGGACCACTGCTTCTCCTCCACCTCATGAAAATTTTGAATCGACCCCAGTACTAACCGGAGGGCCTTATGAGTACCGCTAATCACTCAGGTGGTTTTCATCACGCACATCATTTCGATAGCGCAGAACATCAATACGATGCATCCAAACAAGGAATCTGGTTATTCCTTGTTACAGAAATTCTAATGTTCGGTGGATTATTCGTAGGATATTCTATCTACCATTCTCTATACCCTCAAGTTTTCCACGCAGGAAGTAAGCAGCTTTCTGTAGTTTTGGGAGCTTTGAACACAGTAGTTCTTCTATTCAGCTCATTCACTATGGCTCTTGGAATCAACTATGTGCAAAGAGGTCTTAGAAACAAAGCGATCATCGCTCTTGCAGTGACTATCGCTTGTGCTGCGATCTTCATGGTCGTAAAGTTTTTCGAATACACTCACAAGTTCCATGTAGGTACTGTTCCTGGAAAATACGCTTACACTGAAGAGTTAAGCGCTTCCGGCGAGAAGGTAACTAAAGTAGGAGCTCTACTTGCAGAGGCTAATAAACTTAGCGTAGTAGAAAGAGAGCACAAACTTCATCTGGACGAAACTGAATTCGAACACCTGACTCTTTTGGAAAAAACCAAAAACTGGCCTTTGTTCTTCGGATTCTATTTTGTAATGTCCGGTATTCACGGTTTGCACGTTCTTGCAGGTGCATTCCTTATCTTCTGGGTACTTTTGAAAGTGATCAAAAACCAAGTTGGTCCTGAATATTACACTCCTGTAGAAGGTGTGGGTCTATTCTGGCACGTGGTAGACTTGATCTGGATTTACCTCTTCCCTCTTCTTTATCTGGTGGGATAAGTAAGTCCATATCGCAAGCAAGCAACCGAAAGGTTGTTTGAAAAAAGCCGGGGTTTCTCTCCGGCTTTTTTATTTTCTGCCTGAATACACCGCGTAAAAAAACTGCGAAGAAACGGCGAATCCTGCCGATATTTGAAGAGAGACAAGTTTTCCCGGACGCAATATGCAAAATATAGATTATTCCAGAAGACTGAGACAATCCGGAACCAGAGGTCCGGCTCCACGTCAGGGAGAGTCTTTTCCAACCGTGCAAACAATCCAGCATGTGAGGGGAGGAAATTCTCCGATCCGTTCTTTTCCAAGTTCCAGATCCATCTTTTTGGTTTTGGTGGGAGCAATTTCTCTTTTTACTGGTGGGGTAGTAGTCGGTCTTAGATTGGATCAGAAGGAGCAAGCATTTGCTCAAAACGAAACCCAGTCTTTTTATAATGCAGGAAAAAGTGTAAGAACGGAACAATCCGTAGAAGAGAGAGAAAATTCTTCTGCTGAAGCAGTAAGCTCAAATACAGCAGAAAATTCTGCTGAAACTTCTTCTTCCCAAAATTCTAATCGAAATCCTGGACTCAAATTTCCAGCCAGATCGGATAAGGAAAATTATTTCCTATCTATCCCAACTGAGGATTCTGTTGAAGCGATGGAAATTGGAAAAAAATTGCTAAGAGCAAAACCTGAATTCCAAGGAAGATTTTTCAGATCCAAAGACGGAGAATTATTCTTAGGATATTTTTACGGAAAAGAAGAAGCTACCAAGGCCCTGGAATCCATTCGTCCTCTGAACGATCCGATTTTTCACAAAACATCCATTCACAAACTTCAATTTTGATCTAAATTTTCGAACTATCTTCAGTCTAGAACGATTCCTTATTTTTTCCTTGACTTTGCCCCAAAATTTGCTATATTTTTGGGCAGAGTTTTAACGGAAGTCTTAATACTAATTGGCTGGCAAAAAGAAACAATCTGGCTACGATCATGGCGTAGGCGATTACGTCGTATATCCGATCCACGGGGTAGGTGAAATCACCGAAATCTCCAAAAAGGTTATCCTGGGAAAGAAAAAAGAGTGCTACGTAATGGAAATCCAGGGTAGCAAGATGAAGGTGATGATCCCGGTCGATAAAGCAAAGCAGGTCGGAATTCGACCGATTATCGACAAGAAGGATATCAAAAAAGTTATCAATCTACTCAAGAAAGACGAGGTCGATACTGAAGAGGACTGGAAGATCAGGTACCAAAACAACCTGAACAAAATAAAGTCCGGATCGATCTTCGAAGTGGCGGATGTGTGCAGGAATTTATTCCGCAGGGCAAATGGTAAAGAACTGTCCATCATGGAACGTAAATTGTACGAAAGTGCGTACAATCTAGTGAAGATGGAAGTCGCCCTAAGTAAAGGAGTTTCCCAAGAAGAAGCTGGGAACCTTGTGTCAGATGTTTTAGCTAGTACATTCGCTCCGGGAGAAAGAGTTCCCGTAGCTGCAGTCGACATAGACGAAGAATAATTTCCGATAAAACTCGAATCTTATTTAAAAGGATTTGAGTTATGGCGTATTTTTATAAAGGTCTAACGGCCGTCCTACTCTCCTTAGTGTCGTTCTTTGTAACGCAAAAACAAACTCAAGAGTTTGTATTTTCAGGCTCTAGTGCTGGGCTTGTACTCGTAATTTCTCTCGTACTTTTGTTCGGTGAAACTAAACTATTTCCAAAACTTCGCGGAGACGTTATTTTTTGTGTAGGTGTGGGTGCATTATTAGGATTTGCCCTAGCTTGGTTTATTGGAACGATTATTCGTTTTGAGGAATTGAATCTTGCATTGTACCTGATCCTAGGCCTCTTCGGAGCTAGAGCAGGTAAGTCGTTCGCAAAAGAGCCTGGCCTTTCTGTATTCGGAGGCGGGGGTGGAGGATCTTCCTTGGTGGATCCTTTCGGCGTAGCTTCTATAGGTAAAGATGAAGTCAGAGATAAAATTCTAGATACTTCCGTCGTTATCGACGGAAGAATATTAGATATTGCTGATACACATTTTATCGATGGTCCGCTTATTCTACCTAACTTTGTGTTAAGAGAGATCCAGCTTATTAGTGACTCTTCTGACCCGATCAAAAGAGCAAGAGGACGCCGTGGTTTGGAGATGTTGAACAAACTCCAAAGAAAAGGTTCTATCGAAGTTAAGATCACTTACAAAGATTATTCTGACACTAGAGAAGTTGACGCTAAGTTGATCAAACTTGCTAGGGACACCGGTGGAAAGATCGTAACTAACGACTTCAACTTGAACAAAGTTGCAGAACTCCAAGGAGTGAAAGTTCTCAATCTGAACACCTTGGCTAACGCATTAAAACCTGTTGTTCTTCCTGGTGAAGAATTGGCTATCCAAGTCATTAAAGAAGGAAAGGACGAAAACCAAGGTATCGGCTATTTAGAAGACGGAACCATGGTAGTGATAGAGAACGGCGGACATCTAGTTGGTAAAGAAGTGAAAGTTACTGTTACTTCTATCATCCAAACTGCTGCTGGAAAAATGATATTCACCAAAGCTAATGGAAACAGTGGCTTTGACAAAGGTGAACGCGCCCCTGAAAAAGAAAACAGAGGTGGTAAGGGCGGAGAACGCGGAGAAGATCGTGGAAATAGATACGATCGTGGTGACCGAGGAAACGAGGAAAGAGGCAATCGTAAAGATTACCAAAACAAAAACCAGAACCGTAGCAATTTCCAAGACAGAGGCGATAAAGGCGAGGGTCGTGGAGATGATTTCGGAAATCGTAAAGACGTCCAAGATCAGCAGCAACAGCAGCAATAACCGGTCGCTAAAGTGACAGAATACGGGTTGGATTAGGAATTGCCTTCAAATTCGACCCGGTTCCGAATTGACGGTATCCTTACCCGAAAAAAAATTGAAATACGATCTCAATAAGGAGAGCCAAATGCAGGCCCAGACGCAAGTGAAGGGACTGAAGGAGCTCGGTATAGAGCCCTCCGAAGTCTTCCATAACCTTTCATACGACGAAATTTTCGAACACGAAAAGAATAACGGGGAAACTGTCCTTTCCTCTAACGGAACCATGATGGTGGATACCGGTATTTTCACCGGACGTTCTCCAAAAGATAAATACTTCGTAGACGAACCTTCTTCTAACAAGAATATCTGGTGGTCTCATATTAACTTTAAAGCTTCCGAAGCAGTTTTCGAAGAGCTTTATCAAAAATGTGTAAACTATCTTAGCGGAAAAAAACTCTATGTATTCGACGGATACGCAGGAGCAAACCCTGAGACCAGAATTGGTCTTCGTGTAGTTTCCGAAAAAGCATGGCAGCACCATTTCTGCACCAACATGTTCCTTCGCCCTAGCAAGGAAGAGTTGGCTAATCTTCTTCCTGAATTCACTATCATCAACGCTTGCGGAGTGAAGAACGAAAAATACAAAGAGCATGGTCTGAACTCAGAAGTATTCGTGATCTTCAACCTTGCAAAAAAACTTTGTATCATCGGTGGAACCGAGTACGGCGGAGAAATGAAGAAAGGTATCTTCTCTGTAATGAACTATAAGTTACCATTACAGGGAATCGTTTCTATGCATTGTTCCGCAAATATCGGAAACAAAGACGGAGACACTGCTCTGTTCTTCGGACTTTCCGGAACTGGTAAGACTACTCTTTCCACTGACCCGAACCGTAAACTGATCGGGGACGATGAGCATGGTTGGGACGATAACGGAATTTTCAATATCGAAGGCGGTTGTTACGCGAAAGTGATCAACCTTGATCCTAAAACAGAGCCAGAAATTTTCGAAGCGATTAAAAGAGACGCTCTTTTAGAGAACGTAGTTTTCGATGAAAAAACGAAAGTTGTAGATTATACTTCCGCTGCTAAAACCGAAAACACCAGAGTTTCCTACCCGATCTACCATATCAAAAACATCCAAGTTCCTTCTAAAGGTGGCCATCCTAAAGTGATCATCTTCTTGACTTACGATGCATTCGGAGTTCTTCCTCCAGTGTCTCGTCTGTCTATCGAACAAGCGATGTATCACTTCCTTTCTGGTTACACTGCGAAAGTTGCGGGAACTGAAAGAGGTGTTAAAGAGCCTACCGCTACATTCTCAGCTTGTTTCGGAGCTGCGTTCATGACACTTCACCCAACTGTTTATGCTCAGTTATTAGGTGAGAAGATGCGTAAACATAATGTTCGCGCATACATGATGAACACAGGACTTGTTGGTGGAGCTTACGGAACTGGTAAGAGGATGAATCTTCCTTCTACTCGTAAAATTATCGACGAGATCATGAACGGAAACATCGACAAAGCTGAATTCATTAAGCATCCGATCTTCCAAGTAGAATATCCTAAAACCGTAGAAGGTGTAGATAGTTCTATCCTGGATCCTCGTGAGGCTTGGACTGATAAAGCTGCTTACGATGAGTCTTCTAAAAAGCTTGCTGGCATGTTTATTGAGAACTTCAAAAAATATGTAGAAGGCTCTAAAGACTTCGACTTCACAGCGTTCGGACCTCAAATATAGGCTGATCTTTAAAAAGTCGGATCTATTTCCGGAGGAGTAAGTGGGATTTTCCCCTTACTCCTTTTTTATGCCCTCGCGGCGTCGGTAAGTTGTTGACAAGACGTTGTGCGGCGCATAATCATCTTACAATACATAGGGATCAAAAGTATGGAAAAGGAAATCAAAGAAGCACTGAATTTCGCGATCGGAGCGGCAAAAACCCTGAGAGAACAAGCGGACAGTATTCTTTTAAAAGTGGAAAAAGAATTTAAAGAACTCTCCACAAAAGGTTCTCAAGACCAAAGCGATGTTGCAAATAATCTTAGAAAGTATATCGAAGACGCATTACGTTCTGTGGAAGGACTTGCTGGCCAAGTTAATTCTAAAGTAGAAGAAGCTAAAAAAGAATTCGGTAAGAAAAACTCTAACGACTGAGATATCACCTCTTTTCGTTTATCCTGCCCCGCCTATCCAAATCAATTTATAAGATTAAAGCCTGGGATCATCTGATTCCAGGCCCAACCATTTCGCCAATCTTTCTTTGAAAGAGATGGGAGGTGGACTTTCCATATCCAGCTCGAAAGAAGTATTCCATAAAGAGATATTCTGTTCGAATTTGATCTTTAGAATTTTATGAATAGTTTCTCTTGAGCCATTAAACCATTCAGAAGAAGGGATCCCTTTTTCTGTTAGATAACCTTCGATTAGATCAATACTTCTATAATCAGAAGAAAGAGAAGAATAAGAAAAAGAATCATCTGCAAATTCGGAAAATATATTCTCCCATTCATCTGCAAAATTTCTTTCTTTGTTCCTACAATCGTAGGCTTGGCAGATGGATGCTCCATAAAAGGAATAATTCTGGCTACGTGGATCTCCCGTATAAATAGGATGGATCATACATCCAATTCTACTTCTGACTTTGACGTCCGGAGAAGTTCCGCTCACTTCTTCTGTAAGCATTCCTAAGAAGGGACAATTATAGGTGAGTGGGTCTTTCTTAATGTAATTTTTTTCTGCTTCTTCCCGAACCTTTCTGAATTCAGCCATCGTATATGGTTTGGAGAAGTCGACAGATTCTTTGAAAGTTTCAGTTCTATCTTTTAAGAGAGTTCTGAACTGATCCGGCTTTAATTCTAGATTGAATAATCCGCAGCAGGCTCCGCAAGAAAACGGAACGTCCGCAGAAGGTTGGCAAAGCCCCACTTATAAACCGCCGTGAGGCAGATTCCCAGGCTTAGAAGGAAGAAATCCTAAAAACGAGAGTTCCAATTCTTTTGTTTCAGGATTTTCTACTATATTGCAGTTCAGAGGGAAGATCTGCATTCTATCTTCGTGGAAAACAATTACCTTTCCTCTATACTTTTCGATCTGTTCTCCAATAAAGTCTTGTTTGATCATAGGAGCGGCAACTAAAGAAGATTCGGATTTTATTCCGCGGAAGAATAGATGATTGTTCGAGTTGGTAGAAACTAAGAAGATACTGATCCTCTCCAATTCCTCTAACTCTGTAAGAAGATTTTCAAAATAATACTGGAATGTGATCAGATATCCGTCTGCGGATTCTGGCTGGATCTGACCTTTTGAATACAGATCGATCCATTGGATCATCTTGGAGATCGTATCTTTGTTCGCAAAAAGTATTTCAGGAAGATCAGTAACTACAGGAGTGATCTCTAACTTTCTGAAATCATGAAGGCATTGGAACATCAGTTCCCACCATCTCTCAGTATTATATGCATCGTCCGGATTGTTAGGGATATATTTTCCTAAAGAGTGATTCTGATGATCGCTAAATAAGATCCCTCCAATCACCTTGGAAAATTCCTCAAATGCAAAGATCAAGTGTTCCATCAATTGATAGGAAGTAAGTGCTTCTTCTTTCTGTTTTTCAGTGAACTTGTAATAAGACGCTGCAATCGGATTTGGATAAAATTTGAATATTAAAGAAGGATTAATGATCTTATGGACTGGTTTTCCTTTTGTAGGATCGGAAACTACCCTGATGACCGGTTGTCCATGTAAGCTATAATTGGTCCAAGTAAGATCGCTTGGATCATAATTTCTTCTAGCGTGTTCCTTTGCTAAATACAAAGACTCGCCTATACTTTTATCTGCAAATAAGTTCGTATAGAATTGGATCGTGAAATCGATCGTATTCTGATTGTCTGCGATTTCCCAATTGGTCCCGATAAAACTTTTTATTCCGGACATCAAAAAGGATCCTGCAAAATTGTTCATTAGATCTGCGTTCAGATTTCTAGTCGCACTTTTGTTGGATTGGCAAGAGTTAGAGAACACCATATCTGTATTAAATCCAGAGTTTTTGATCTCTCTTGCTTTTAGGATTTTTCCTTCAGAGATCAGCCATCCGTTTTCTAAAGGATCATCGGAAAAATATAAATGTCCTGAGTAATGGATGATATTCTTTCCTTTGATGAGAGAAAGAAGTTTTAATTTAGTAACTTGGCGTCCGCCTATAAATTCGATTTCTAATCTAGAACTTGGTACCTTCTCACTTAGAACCCTAAAGATCTGTTCTCCTTCTTTCTGAGCCCATTCTAGATCTTCGGTTGGATCCGCGATGATAAGCATGCGGAGCTTCTCCTTTTCTTTGAATGCACCGCTGCTTGATTCTCCTCTTACAGTTTTTCCTATGTAAAATTTATCTGAGAGAAAACAAGTGCCGTCATGTAGGAGCTCCCACGGGATCACTCCTAGTTTAGGATCTATATTAAAGTGAAGGTATTTTTCAGTAGTAAGTCTGAGTTTTTCTTGGATAGCTGTTGGAAAAAACTGATCGTAGAAAGTTTCTCCCAGGATCTTTAGATCATGAAGAATATCAGTTTCTAGAGTTGGGGTATGCCCTGATTTTTGGTGGATCGCAACGGAAACTCGAACTAAGTTTTCGATTTCCTTAATATACTCTAGGATTAGATCTTCGTCCATAGTGGACTGAAGATGTGATTCTGATCCGCTGCCGGAACTATCCAGAATATTGAATACGTTTACGGCACCGACTCTGTCTATGATTAGGTTCAGCATTGGATCTAAAAACTGCGCCTAAGAAGTTTCCTCGCCGTGACATAAGAGTCAGGAAGGAAACTGGTTACAACGCTCTTAATCCAAAAGGATAAAGAGATCTATGGATTTAGACAAGTCTTTTCCCTGAAACTCTACTGTGTACTTTCCTTCTCTCAATCCGGAGAAATTAGTGATCCCTTCGGAGTTGAATTGGTTAGAAAGTATGAATCTTCCGTCCTTAGAAAGATTTACTCTTTGGAAATCTTCCGGTCTTGGACATTCGATTTTGACACTTAAGTAAGCAGTTTCTTCAGTTTCTTGTACGACTTGGTAAGTGAACTTGCAGTCCTTATCCATTTTTTCTTCAAATACAATGAACTCGGAAGAAGAAGGCGATTTTGCTACTGCAGAACGCATAGCAGGCGCATAATCTACACGAGTGTTGATTTGAAGAGTTTCAATTAAGCTTCCGAAAAGTTGTGCTCCGGATTTTCCTAATTTAACTACGATGGATTCTTTTCCTTGTGCCTTACGGGCTAATTCCATTTCCACATATCTTTTCAGATATTCCGGAAAAGGTTTAACCTGCCAGCCTTCGTTTAGTTCGGCCTTATTCAGATCCAAATCCTCTTGGAAGGATTGGAAAGAATGTGTACGTGAAGCTGAATCGAAGTAGGACTCACCGGCAGCTTTTAGGGTAGCCTGGAGCGCTTCTTCCATTCTAATAAGTTCGTTTTGTAGTTCGGTGTCTTTTTCTAGTTTAGTCAGAACTTCAGGTTTCCCTTCAAATAGTGACTGGATTATTTCTGGCACCGAGTTTTCGCGGTTGGATTCCATTTGAGTAAGATTCTCCAATAGGTTTTAAGACGATTCTTTCTACTCAGACAATTCCGAAAATTTGAGTTTTTTTTGTATTTTTTCGATCAATCTAAGTAATGTAACGCTCACATTCCCCTCGGTTATCCCTAAAAGGTCAGCAACCTCTCGATACGGGGTCCTAGCTAGGAAATGGCCTTTTTTGCGCTTTTCTAATAGTTTTTTGCGTTGTTCGTATTTCTTCTTTAATGCTTGGGAAGTTTTATCTATTTCTTGAGGAAGTAATGGAGCTTTCTTAACAGTTACAGTCTGCTTTTCTTTCAGCTCTAAAATATTTAAATATAGAGACGTAATCTTGTCTTCCATACGGATATTCTCTTCTTCCCGCTTAGAAAGTTCAGAGCGAAGACCCAAAATTTTCTTTTTAATTTCCTCTACACCCAGGTTTGTTTTTTCGATCAGGAATTGGATCTCTTCCTCGTCTAGGTTGAGGTAATATATATAAGAAAGTTTGAAAATAACTCTCTTTTCTACGCCTATCTCCCCCAAAACTTGGTGGAAATGTTTGGTCAGCTCTTGGGCTTCTTCTATTAAATCAGGGCGAAGATCAGGCTCATCTTCGATAGTTGCGTATTCTTTTCCTTCCTTGTTGATCTTTCCAAGGTTGGTCATTTTCAGCTCTCGTTTGGTTCTTTGCCAATCGATGAGCATATTACGTAGAACAGAGTAAAACCATGTTCTAAAACTTGATTTACCTTTGAAGCTAGAGAATCTCGCTCCGGTTTTCAGTCTTTCGAACGCGTATAGGAAGAAGTCTCCGGCGTCATCTTCACTTAGGTGAAAGATCTTCATCGGAAAATTGTAAATATCTTCGGAATAGGACTCGAAGAATAACTTGAGAGCGGCCTCGTCTCCTTCCCCGCAACGGGTAACTAGGTCGAGGGTTTTATCCTTTGACAAATTCATTCTTTATGTAACCTTGCACCTGAGAGCCAACGATATGAGACGTAGTATATCCCTCGGAATTATCTTGGCCGCGTTCCATCTAAGCACCTTTGCGCAAAACGATAAAGTAATAAATTTTCTTTTCCCGGTGAAAACAGACGGAATCGAAAATAAGGTCACCTCAGTGTTCGGAGAATCCCGGGGGGACC
Protein-coding sequences here:
- the coxB gene encoding cytochrome c oxidase subunit II, whose product is MNWFSLITATSFMPVPATKESGDVDNLYIFLLVSGLISFIILIGGMVIFIFKYRRKTEDQKSAYITHNTLAEFLWSFIPFVIMMVIFAWGWSVFHDLRRVGEKGDVEVHVTARQWAWTFKYANDIEINSPTDKKLLDDPDSTLLKPEIVVVPVGKTIRFILTSDDVLHSFYVPAFRNKMDAVPGRRTTFTFTPIEKGDFTVFCTEYCGTKHSNMMATIRVVDGEQFAAWQAEKIAANAGANNKGPAERGEALFKGSLGCSGCHSIDGSRIVGPSFKGLYGNKRDFADGSSVTADDAYIKQSILVPTAKIVAGFPPAMSSFQGRIKEDEIKDIIEFIKTLK
- the ctaD gene encoding cytochrome c oxidase subunit I, with the protein product MAHEQHNYLNHQKGIWSWLTTLDHKRIGIMYFVAIMSFFFLGGVFALLVRAELFTPGKTLFSADVYNRMMTYHGAIMVFMVIVPGIPAIFGNFVLPIMIGAKDVAFPRLNLMSWYMLMIGAAITGSTLFLENVDTGWTFYTPYSSIKTGLGVIPMVLGVFIIGFSSILTGLNFIVTTHKLRAPGMTMNRIPLMVWALYSTAILQVLATPVLAITLLLLIAEKTLGVGIFDPQLGGDPVLFQHFFWFYSHPAVYIMILPAMGVISELVATYSRKVIFGYTAIAYSSLAIAGVSFLVWGHHMFVSGQSEFAGVLFSFITMLVGVPTAIKLFNWIATMYKGSIRLDAPMLFAIGFMFLFTIGGLTGVYLASTGMDIHFHDTYFVVAHFHYVMVGGTLMALMGALIYWFPKVTGKIYSDLVGRISWVFIFTGFNVTFFPQFILGNMGMPRRYYDYLPTFTELNQMSTFGSWLIGTGFLVGLYGVIYALLKGKEAGNNPFGGKTLEWTTASPPPHENFESTPVLTGGPYEYR
- a CDS encoding cytochrome c oxidase subunit 3 family protein encodes the protein MSTANHSGGFHHAHHFDSAEHQYDASKQGIWLFLVTEILMFGGLFVGYSIYHSLYPQVFHAGSKQLSVVLGALNTVVLLFSSFTMALGINYVQRGLRNKAIIALAVTIACAAIFMVVKFFEYTHKFHVGTVPGKYAYTEELSASGEKVTKVGALLAEANKLSVVEREHKLHLDETEFEHLTLLEKTKNWPLFFGFYFVMSGIHGLHVLAGAFLIFWVLLKVIKNQVGPEYYTPVEGVGLFWHVVDLIWIYLFPLLYLVG
- a CDS encoding CarD family transcriptional regulator codes for the protein MAGKKKQSGYDHGVGDYVVYPIHGVGEITEISKKVILGKKKECYVMEIQGSKMKVMIPVDKAKQVGIRPIIDKKDIKKVINLLKKDEVDTEEDWKIRYQNNLNKIKSGSIFEVADVCRNLFRRANGKELSIMERKLYESAYNLVKMEVALSKGVSQEEAGNLVSDVLASTFAPGERVPVAAVDIDEE
- a CDS encoding PIN/TRAM domain-containing protein, which encodes MAYFYKGLTAVLLSLVSFFVTQKQTQEFVFSGSSAGLVLVISLVLLFGETKLFPKLRGDVIFCVGVGALLGFALAWFIGTIIRFEELNLALYLILGLFGARAGKSFAKEPGLSVFGGGGGGSSLVDPFGVASIGKDEVRDKILDTSVVIDGRILDIADTHFIDGPLILPNFVLREIQLISDSSDPIKRARGRRGLEMLNKLQRKGSIEVKITYKDYSDTREVDAKLIKLARDTGGKIVTNDFNLNKVAELQGVKVLNLNTLANALKPVVLPGEELAIQVIKEGKDENQGIGYLEDGTMVVIENGGHLVGKEVKVTVTSIIQTAAGKMIFTKANGNSGFDKGERAPEKENRGGKGGERGEDRGNRYDRGDRGNEERGNRKDYQNKNQNRSNFQDRGDKGEGRGDDFGNRKDVQDQQQQQQ
- the pckA gene encoding phosphoenolpyruvate carboxykinase (ATP), translating into MQAQTQVKGLKELGIEPSEVFHNLSYDEIFEHEKNNGETVLSSNGTMMVDTGIFTGRSPKDKYFVDEPSSNKNIWWSHINFKASEAVFEELYQKCVNYLSGKKLYVFDGYAGANPETRIGLRVVSEKAWQHHFCTNMFLRPSKEELANLLPEFTIINACGVKNEKYKEHGLNSEVFVIFNLAKKLCIIGGTEYGGEMKKGIFSVMNYKLPLQGIVSMHCSANIGNKDGDTALFFGLSGTGKTTLSTDPNRKLIGDDEHGWDDNGIFNIEGGCYAKVINLDPKTEPEIFEAIKRDALLENVVFDEKTKVVDYTSAAKTENTRVSYPIYHIKNIQVPSKGGHPKVIIFLTYDAFGVLPPVSRLSIEQAMYHFLSGYTAKVAGTERGVKEPTATFSACFGAAFMTLHPTVYAQLLGEKMRKHNVRAYMMNTGLVGGAYGTGKRMNLPSTRKIIDEIMNGNIDKAEFIKHPIFQVEYPKTVEGVDSSILDPREAWTDKAAYDESSKKLAGMFIENFKKYVEGSKDFDFTAFGPQI
- a CDS encoding phasin-related domain-containing protein, giving the protein MEKEIKEALNFAIGAAKTLREQADSILLKVEKEFKELSTKGSQDQSDVANNLRKYIEDALRSVEGLAGQVNSKVEEAKKEFGKKNSND